From a region of the Procambarus clarkii isolate CNS0578487 chromosome 18, FALCON_Pclarkii_2.0, whole genome shotgun sequence genome:
- the LOC123754376 gene encoding GTP-binding protein Rhes isoform X1: protein MNEITPEISTDDTSLPTCSEECEGGDCSGVRTDGNNGTSNGESGGRTQAAVPSSLPLVPQKSMKPHAKNCFRLVILGSSRVGKTSLVSRFLNNKFEDTYTPTIEDFHRKLYRIRGDVYQLDILDTSGNHPFPAMRRLSFLTGDLFVLVFSWDSRDSWNEVLRLREQIMETKQSASANTTGSRKKRAATRVPMVIAGNKCDREQRGVTLEEVQEFVSSLSCCAYVETSAKKDSNVDKLFYELFVLANLPMEMSPALHKRVCPGQTTQDCISGSSGLRHRGLSIRRRLSEAYGMVAPNVRRPSIRTDLLILRAKTSLHLNGIDTFSEKKPRREVSCVIQ, encoded by the exons ATGAACGAGATCACTCCAGAGATCTCCACCGACGACACTTCGCTGCCCACTTGCAGCGAGGAGTGCGAGGGGGGCGACTGCTCCGGCGTCCGGACTGACGGTAACAATGGGACTAGCAACGGCGAAAGCGGCGGGCGGACGCAGGCGGCGGTGCCTTCGTCGCTGCCGCTGGTGCCGCAGAAGAGCATGAAGCCGCATGCCAAGAACTGCTTCAGGCTGGTCATCCTCGGCTCCTCCAGGGTGGGAAAGACCTCCCTAGTCTCCAG GTTCCTCAACAACAAATTCGAAGACACGTACACCCCGACCATCGAGGACTTCCACCGCAAGTTGTACAGGATCCGGGGCGACGTGTACCAGCTGGACATCCTCGACACCTCCGGCAATCATCCGTTTCCCGCCATGCGACGCCTCTCCTTCCTCACAG GCGATCTCTTCGTGCTGGTGTTCTCGTGGGACTCGCGAGACTCGTGGAACGAGGTGCTGCGGCTGCGAGAACAGATCATGGAGACCAAGCAGTCGGCCTCGGCCAACACGACCGGCAGCCGCAAGAAGCGAGCCGCCACGCGCGTCCCCATGGTCATCGCTGGGAACAAGTGCGACCGCGAGCAGCG GGGCGTGACCCTAGAGGAGGTGCAGGAGTTCGTCTCCTCACTAAGCTGTTGTGCGTACGTTGAGACGTCGGCTAAGAAGGACAGCAACGTCGACAAGCTCTTCTACGAGCTCTTCGTCCTGGCCAACCTGCCCATGGAGATGTCGCCTGCACTTCACAAGCGAGTGTGTCCCGGCCAGACCAC ACAGGACTGCATCAGCGGCAGCAGTGGGCTGCGGCACCGTGGCCTCTCCATCCGCAGGCGGCTGAGCGAGGCTTACGGCATGGTGGCGCCAAATGTCCGCAGGCCGTCCATCCGCACCGACCTGCTCATCCTGCGAGCCAAGACCAGCCTCCACCTCAATGGCATCGACACCTTCTCGGAGAAGAAGCCCCGACGTGAGGTGTCCTGTGTTATCCAGTGA
- the LOC123754376 gene encoding GTP-binding protein Rhes isoform X2 has protein sequence MNEITPEISTDDTSLPTCSEECEGGDCSGVRTDGNNGTSNGESGGRTQAAVPSSLPLVPQKSMKPHAKNCFRLVILGSSRVGKTSLVSRFLNNKFEDTYTPTIEDFHRKLYRIRGDVYQLDILDTSGNHPFPAMRRLSFLTGDLFVLVFSWDSRDSWNEVLRLREQIMETKQSASANTTGSRKKRAATRVPMVIAGNKCDREQRGVTLEEVQEFVSSLSCCAYVETSAKKDSNVDKLFYELFVLANLPMEMSPALHKRVCPGQTTTASAAAVGCGTVASPSAGG, from the exons ATGAACGAGATCACTCCAGAGATCTCCACCGACGACACTTCGCTGCCCACTTGCAGCGAGGAGTGCGAGGGGGGCGACTGCTCCGGCGTCCGGACTGACGGTAACAATGGGACTAGCAACGGCGAAAGCGGCGGGCGGACGCAGGCGGCGGTGCCTTCGTCGCTGCCGCTGGTGCCGCAGAAGAGCATGAAGCCGCATGCCAAGAACTGCTTCAGGCTGGTCATCCTCGGCTCCTCCAGGGTGGGAAAGACCTCCCTAGTCTCCAG GTTCCTCAACAACAAATTCGAAGACACGTACACCCCGACCATCGAGGACTTCCACCGCAAGTTGTACAGGATCCGGGGCGACGTGTACCAGCTGGACATCCTCGACACCTCCGGCAATCATCCGTTTCCCGCCATGCGACGCCTCTCCTTCCTCACAG GCGATCTCTTCGTGCTGGTGTTCTCGTGGGACTCGCGAGACTCGTGGAACGAGGTGCTGCGGCTGCGAGAACAGATCATGGAGACCAAGCAGTCGGCCTCGGCCAACACGACCGGCAGCCGCAAGAAGCGAGCCGCCACGCGCGTCCCCATGGTCATCGCTGGGAACAAGTGCGACCGCGAGCAGCG GGGCGTGACCCTAGAGGAGGTGCAGGAGTTCGTCTCCTCACTAAGCTGTTGTGCGTACGTTGAGACGTCGGCTAAGAAGGACAGCAACGTCGACAAGCTCTTCTACGAGCTCTTCGTCCTGGCCAACCTGCCCATGGAGATGTCGCCTGCACTTCACAAGCGAGTGTGTCCCGGCCAGACCAC GACTGCATCAGCGGCAGCAGTGGGCTGCGGCACCGTGGCCTCTCCATCCGCAGGCGGCTGA